The proteins below come from a single Streptomyces sp. M92 genomic window:
- a CDS encoding FmdB family zinc ribbon protein, whose protein sequence is MPTYQYQCTECGEGLEAVQKFTDDALTECPNCQGRLKKVFSAVGIVFKGSGFYRNDSRGSSSSSSPAAASSKSSSASSSSSDSGSSSSSSGSGSSSSSGSSSSTTAA, encoded by the coding sequence GTGCCGACGTACCAGTACCAGTGCACCGAGTGCGGCGAGGGCCTCGAGGCGGTGCAGAAGTTCACCGACGACGCCCTGACCGAGTGCCCCAACTGCCAGGGCCGCCTGAAGAAGGTGTTCTCGGCGGTCGGCATTGTCTTCAAGGGCTCCGGGTTCTACCGCAACGACAGCCGCGGCAGCTCGTCCAGCAGCTCGCCGGCGGCGGCGTCGTCCAAGTCGTCGTCCGCGTCCTCCTCGTCCTCGGACTCGGGCTCGTCCTCCTCGTCGTCGGGTTCCGGCTCCTCGTCGAGCTCCGGCAGCTCCTCCAGCACCACCGCCGCGTAA
- a CDS encoding DUF6227 family protein, which translates to MSVPYETAAYEPPESPESPEEHLMRLLGRALNSFELPDETIRQLDCALAHDGSLHSAHHSAGLHRETYRHTWLLADGAAVTLWELVHNTTPGGEPQHEVYVDEEELRAATARLALPPDTPDFELPVQVQLSPVATPRHSYAPDASADHARRLLRRAENPDRPGAELAARLATASAHQITQAFGGPGRARRARVGFSLYEHAFLLRDGSEVSLWEVEHTATPDGRHMCEVYAGEDTARRAMERRAAQVS; encoded by the coding sequence TTGAGCGTTCCGTACGAGACGGCAGCGTACGAACCACCCGAGTCGCCCGAGTCTCCGGAGGAGCACCTCATGCGACTGCTCGGTCGGGCACTGAACTCGTTCGAGCTGCCCGACGAGACGATACGGCAGCTGGACTGCGCGCTGGCGCACGACGGTTCGCTGCACTCCGCGCACCACAGCGCGGGGCTGCACCGCGAGACGTACCGGCACACCTGGCTGCTCGCCGACGGCGCGGCCGTCACGCTGTGGGAGCTCGTCCACAACACGACCCCGGGCGGCGAACCGCAGCACGAGGTGTACGTCGACGAGGAGGAGCTGCGCGCCGCCACCGCCCGGCTGGCCCTGCCGCCGGACACCCCCGACTTCGAACTGCCGGTGCAGGTGCAGTTGTCGCCGGTCGCCACCCCCCGGCACAGCTACGCCCCCGACGCCTCGGCGGACCACGCCCGCCGGCTGCTGCGCCGCGCGGAGAACCCTGACCGGCCCGGCGCCGAGCTGGCCGCCCGGCTGGCGACGGCGTCCGCGCACCAGATCACGCAGGCCTTCGGCGGTCCCGGCCGCGCGCGCCGCGCCCGGGTCGGCTTCTCGCTCTACGAGCACGCGTTCCTGCTGCGCGACGGCTCGGAGGTCTCCCTCTGGGAGGTCGAGCACACGGCCACGCCCGACGGGCGGCACATGTGCGAGGTGTACGCCGGCGAGGACACCGCCCGCCGGGCGATGGAGCGCAGGGCGGCACAGGTCTCCTGA
- a CDS encoding P1 family peptidase, whose amino-acid sequence MTVDALTDVPGLLVGHATRRGDGWLTGTTVVLAPEDGAVAAVDVRGGGPGTKETDALDPRNLVQRVQALVLTGGSAYGLDAASGVMAWLEERGRGVRVGPDPAHVVPVVPAACVFDLGRGGDFRARPDAATGRAAVEAAHASTPGGEVAEGCVGAGTGAVVGTLKGGVGTASTVLDSGITVAALVVANAAGSVTDPETGVLFGELFRGGRVRYPEPEVHEAAGRRLAAVAARNAPPPLNTTLAVVATDADLTKAQAQKLAGTAHDGIARAVRPVHLLSDGDTVFALATGARPLDAGQPLALNEVLAAGADVVTRAIVRAVRAAGPVDGPGGAWPSYTELYGREPRVS is encoded by the coding sequence ATGACAGTTGACGCATTGACCGATGTCCCCGGCCTGCTGGTGGGGCACGCGACCCGCCGGGGCGACGGGTGGCTCACCGGCACGACGGTGGTCCTCGCGCCGGAGGACGGGGCGGTCGCCGCCGTGGACGTGCGGGGCGGCGGGCCCGGCACCAAGGAGACCGACGCGCTCGATCCGCGCAACCTGGTGCAGCGGGTCCAGGCGCTGGTACTGACCGGCGGCAGCGCGTACGGGCTCGACGCGGCCTCGGGGGTGATGGCCTGGCTGGAGGAGCGGGGCCGTGGGGTGCGCGTCGGCCCGGACCCCGCTCATGTGGTGCCGGTGGTGCCCGCCGCCTGCGTCTTCGACCTGGGGCGCGGCGGCGACTTCCGGGCCAGGCCGGACGCGGCCACCGGCCGGGCGGCGGTGGAGGCGGCGCATGCGAGCACGCCGGGTGGTGAGGTGGCCGAAGGGTGTGTCGGGGCGGGCACCGGAGCGGTGGTCGGCACGCTGAAGGGCGGGGTGGGCACCGCGAGCACCGTGCTGGACTCGGGGATCACGGTGGCGGCGCTGGTGGTGGCGAACGCGGCGGGGTCGGTGACCGACCCGGAGACGGGGGTGCTGTTCGGGGAGCTGTTCCGGGGCGGACGGGTGCGGTACCCGGAGCCGGAGGTGCACGAGGCCGCCGGGCGCCGGCTCGCCGCGGTCGCGGCGAGGAACGCGCCGCCCCCGCTGAACACCACCCTCGCCGTGGTCGCCACCGACGCGGACCTGACCAAGGCCCAGGCGCAGAAGCTGGCCGGCACGGCGCACGACGGCATCGCGCGTGCCGTACGGCCGGTGCATCTGCTGAGCGACGGGGACACGGTGTTCGCCCTGGCGACCGGGGCGCGTCCGCTCGACGCGGGGCAGCCGCTCGCGCTGAACGAGGTGCTGGCGGCGGGCGCGGACGTGGTGACGCGGGCGATCGTGCGGGCCGTACGGGCCGCCGGGCCGGTGGACGGGCCGGGCGGGGCGTGGCCGTCGTACACGGAGTTGTACGGGCGTGAGCCGAGGGTCAGTTGA
- a CDS encoding RNA-guided endonuclease InsQ/TnpB family protein, whose product MTRFRLYPTREQEQRMLLHCAHARYVWNLAVEQHSHWKPGRKSAPGLAEQCRQLTEARRDNDWLGAGNADVQQQALKDFAKAKNAKFASGFGEPTWRKKYRHEGFRVIGTDRVPECEADGSPKLNPRTGKQVFGRSVVVHKLNRRWARVKVPGCGWVRFRLSVKGKGAHLPSAKTFRVTLKNGRWHAAFAVIPDPVDAPGTGEVIGIDRGVKITAALSDGRTFNCPQLTVRERAQIRKHQRRAARAPKGSDRKAAEYAKVARIKAREADRRKDWCEKTSTMLARSYDLMRFEKLNIKTMTARARAKPDPDQPGQYLRNGRAAKAGLNRSVLAQGWGLLRQRTEDKAPGRVEDVPAPYTSLRCSACGWIDKNSRKSQAEFVCSSCGFICNADTNASINVAAGQGGIPRPRRAAGAGGATTATSRSSAREPQPAWVGISLF is encoded by the coding sequence ATGACCAGGTTCCGGCTGTACCCGACGCGTGAGCAGGAGCAGCGGATGCTGCTGCACTGTGCGCACGCCCGGTACGTCTGGAACCTCGCCGTGGAGCAGCACTCGCACTGGAAGCCCGGCCGGAAGTCCGCCCCCGGTCTCGCGGAGCAGTGCCGTCAACTCACCGAGGCCCGCCGGGACAACGATTGGCTCGGCGCCGGGAACGCGGACGTGCAGCAGCAGGCCCTGAAGGACTTCGCCAAGGCCAAGAACGCGAAGTTCGCCTCCGGGTTCGGTGAGCCGACCTGGCGGAAGAAGTACCGCCACGAGGGTTTCCGCGTCATCGGCACCGACCGGGTACCCGAGTGCGAGGCCGACGGTTCGCCGAAGCTGAACCCGAGAACCGGCAAGCAGGTTTTTGGCCGCTCGGTCGTGGTGCACAAACTCAACCGCCGGTGGGCGCGGGTGAAGGTGCCCGGCTGCGGCTGGGTCCGCTTCCGCCTCAGCGTCAAGGGAAAAGGCGCTCACCTGCCTTCTGCGAAGACATTCCGTGTCACCCTCAAGAACGGCCGGTGGCATGCGGCGTTCGCCGTCATCCCCGACCCCGTCGACGCCCCAGGCACGGGCGAGGTCATCGGCATCGACCGAGGCGTGAAGATCACGGCGGCCCTGTCGGACGGCCGCACCTTCAACTGCCCGCAACTCACGGTCAGGGAACGGGCGCAGATCCGCAAGCACCAGCGTCGGGCGGCGAGGGCCCCCAAGGGCAGCGACCGGAAGGCGGCCGAGTACGCCAAGGTGGCGCGCATCAAGGCCCGCGAAGCCGACCGGCGCAAGGACTGGTGTGAGAAGACCTCAACGATGCTCGCCCGCTCGTACGACCTGATGCGGTTCGAGAAGCTGAACATCAAGACGATGACCGCCAGGGCCAGGGCGAAGCCCGACCCCGACCAGCCCGGTCAGTACCTCAGGAACGGCCGGGCCGCGAAGGCCGGGCTGAACCGGAGCGTCCTTGCGCAGGGGTGGGGTCTGCTGCGGCAGCGCACCGAGGACAAGGCCCCCGGCCGGGTGGAGGACGTGCCGGCCCCGTACACCAGCCTGCGGTGCAGTGCCTGCGGATGGATCGACAAGAACTCGCGCAAGAGCCAAGCCGAGTTCGTCTGCTCCTCCTGCGGCTTCATCTGCAACGCGGACACCAACGCGAGTATCAACGTCGCGGCAGGACAGGGCGGGATCCCCCGCCCCCGGCGCGCAGCCGGTGCCGGAGGGGCGACAACGGCCACCAGCCGTTCGAGCGCCCGTGAACCTCAACCCGCCTGGGTTGGAATCTCCCTCTTCTAA
- a CDS encoding MFS transporter yields MASTVTPSKKSPDGTRTASSSDRPGYGQLLRTRGAWTFLLPGFAARQPFAMLTLSIVLLVQHTTGSYGVAGAVAAVTGVSMALFAPYSGRLADRYGQRAVLLPGVLVHAAAGLTLTVLALADAPLWTLFAAAVPTGASVPQIGPMVRARWGVKLKGSPLMSTAAAFESVTDELTFVLGPLVATALCTAVDPAAGLVAEAALTLVGGLLFAAQKSTQPTVGDAADGHARVEHVSALRVPGVRVLIVAFLGIGSVFGGMQVSLAAFTESIGEPGLNGVLYGVFAAGNMLSGLACGAIAWKVAPQRRLLVGYTALAVTASGLWAAHSVLVLAGLGLLVGMCIAPALVTGYTLVEDLVPAGARTEAFTWLTGAVALGQAAAVTVSGQFEDRFWDGAGFLVPMAGTVLALATLLALRSRLAAPPRGRTVTRGVGHREHVAVD; encoded by the coding sequence GTGGCATCCACGGTCACCCCGTCGAAGAAGTCGCCGGACGGGACGCGGACCGCGTCCAGCTCCGACCGCCCCGGATACGGGCAGCTGCTGCGCACCCGCGGCGCCTGGACGTTCCTGCTGCCCGGCTTCGCGGCACGCCAGCCCTTCGCCATGCTGACGCTCTCCATCGTGCTGCTGGTGCAGCACACCACCGGCTCCTACGGCGTCGCGGGCGCCGTCGCGGCCGTCACCGGCGTCTCCATGGCCCTGTTCGCCCCCTACAGCGGACGGCTCGCCGACCGCTACGGCCAGCGGGCCGTCCTGCTCCCCGGCGTGCTCGTGCACGCGGCGGCCGGTCTGACGCTGACCGTGCTCGCGCTCGCGGACGCGCCCCTGTGGACGCTGTTCGCCGCGGCGGTGCCCACCGGCGCCTCGGTGCCGCAGATCGGCCCCATGGTGCGGGCCCGCTGGGGCGTGAAGCTCAAGGGCTCCCCGCTGATGAGCACGGCGGCGGCCTTCGAGTCGGTCACGGACGAGCTGACCTTCGTCCTCGGCCCGCTGGTGGCGACCGCCCTGTGCACGGCCGTGGACCCGGCCGCGGGCCTGGTCGCGGAGGCCGCGCTCACCCTGGTCGGCGGTCTGCTGTTCGCGGCGCAGAAGAGCACCCAGCCGACGGTCGGCGACGCCGCCGACGGGCACGCGCGCGTGGAGCACGTCTCGGCGCTGCGCGTCCCCGGGGTGCGTGTGCTGATCGTGGCCTTCCTGGGCATCGGTTCCGTCTTCGGCGGCATGCAGGTCTCGCTGGCCGCGTTCACCGAGTCGATCGGCGAGCCCGGGCTGAACGGCGTCCTGTACGGCGTCTTCGCCGCGGGCAACATGCTCTCCGGCCTGGCCTGCGGCGCCATCGCCTGGAAGGTGGCCCCGCAGCGGCGCCTCCTGGTCGGCTACACCGCCCTCGCCGTGACCGCGTCCGGTCTGTGGGCCGCCCACTCGGTGCTCGTGCTGGCCGGCCTCGGCCTGCTGGTCGGCATGTGCATCGCGCCGGCCCTCGTCACCGGCTACACGCTGGTCGAGGACCTGGTCCCGGCGGGCGCCCGCACCGAGGCGTTCACCTGGCTGACCGGCGCGGTGGCGCTCGGTCAGGCGGCGGCCGTCACCGTCTCCGGCCAGTTCGAGGACCGGTTCTGGGACGGCGCCGGGTTCCTGGTGCCGATGGCCGGCACGGTGCTCGCGCTGGCGACGCTGCTGGCGCTGCGTTCACGCCTGGCGGCCCCGCCCCGGGGACGCACGGTCACACGTGGCGTCGGTCACCGCGAGCACGTCGCAGTGGACTGA
- the mscL gene encoding large conductance mechanosensitive channel protein MscL, with protein sequence MSEKNSPSVWEGFKAFLMRGNVIDLAVAVVIGAAFTNIVNSVVKGVINPLVGAFGTKSLDSYSSCLKGPCTGTGDSATGVRILWGSVLGATLTFLITAAVVYFLMVLPMAKYLARQEARRKAKEGAEEVIEVSELEVLKEIRDALVAQRGSGHDRP encoded by the coding sequence GTGAGCGAGAAGAACAGCCCGAGCGTCTGGGAGGGCTTCAAGGCCTTCCTGATGCGCGGAAACGTCATCGACCTGGCGGTGGCGGTCGTCATCGGCGCCGCCTTCACCAACATCGTCAACTCGGTGGTGAAGGGGGTCATCAACCCTCTGGTCGGCGCGTTCGGCACCAAGAGCCTGGACAGCTACAGCTCCTGCCTCAAGGGTCCGTGCACCGGTACCGGCGACAGTGCGACGGGCGTGCGCATCCTCTGGGGCTCCGTGCTGGGCGCCACGCTCACGTTCCTGATCACCGCGGCCGTCGTCTACTTCCTGATGGTCCTGCCCATGGCGAAGTACCTGGCCCGGCAGGAGGCCCGCCGCAAGGCGAAGGAAGGCGCGGAGGAGGTCATCGAGGTCTCCGAGCTGGAGGTGCTCAAGGAGATCCGCGACGCGCTGGTCGCCCAGCGCGGTTCGGGGCACGACCGCCCGTAG
- a CDS encoding potassium/proton antiporter — protein sequence MRQGRERPLTVHHLNQLLLVCSLVLLIAVAAVRISSRSGLPSLLVYLAIGVAMGQDGIGDIHFDNAELTQVIGYAALVVILAEGGLGTKWTEVKPVLPSASALALAGVAVSVGVTAAGAHYLTGLEWRQALIVGAVVSSTDAAAVFSVLRRIPLPARITGTLEAESGFNDAPVVILVVAFSTAGPIEHWYVLLGEIALELAIGAAVGLAVGWLGSLGLRHVALPASGLYPIAVMSIAVAAYAAGAMAHGSGFLAVYLASMVMGNARLPHWPATRGFADGLGWLAQIGMFVLLGLLVTPHELGDDILPALVIGLVLTMVARPLSVVLCLLPFRVPWQEKTLMSWAGLRGAVPIILATIPMVEGVDGSRRIFNIVFVLVVVYTLVQGPTLPWLARKLRLGKEDEAADLGIESAPLERLRGHLLSVTIPEGSRMHGVEVSELRLPAGSAVTLVVRDGKSFVPLPTTGLRRGDELLVVATDPVRDAAEARLRAVGHGGKLAGWLGTGGSPR from the coding sequence GTGCGTCAGGGAAGGGAACGGCCGCTGACTGTCCACCACCTCAACCAGCTCCTGCTCGTCTGCTCGCTCGTCCTGCTCATCGCCGTCGCGGCGGTCCGGATCTCCTCGCGCAGCGGGCTCCCCAGCCTGCTCGTCTACCTGGCCATCGGCGTCGCCATGGGCCAGGACGGCATCGGCGACATCCACTTCGACAACGCCGAACTGACCCAGGTCATCGGATACGCGGCCCTGGTCGTGATCCTGGCCGAGGGCGGTCTCGGCACGAAGTGGACGGAGGTCAAACCGGTTCTGCCGTCGGCCTCGGCCCTCGCCCTGGCCGGGGTCGCGGTGAGCGTCGGCGTGACCGCGGCGGGCGCGCACTACCTGACCGGGCTGGAGTGGCGGCAGGCGCTGATCGTCGGTGCGGTGGTGTCCTCCACGGACGCGGCGGCCGTGTTCTCGGTGCTGCGCAGAATTCCGCTGCCCGCGCGGATAACGGGCACCCTGGAGGCCGAGTCCGGCTTCAACGACGCCCCGGTGGTCATCCTGGTCGTCGCCTTCTCGACGGCCGGCCCGATCGAGCACTGGTACGTGCTGCTGGGCGAGATCGCCCTGGAGCTGGCCATCGGCGCCGCCGTCGGACTCGCGGTGGGCTGGCTCGGGTCACTGGGGCTGAGGCACGTGGCGCTGCCCGCCTCCGGCCTCTACCCCATCGCCGTGATGTCGATCGCCGTCGCCGCCTACGCGGCGGGCGCCATGGCCCACGGCAGCGGCTTCCTGGCCGTCTACCTCGCCTCGATGGTCATGGGCAACGCCCGGCTGCCGCACTGGCCCGCCACCCGCGGCTTCGCCGACGGGCTGGGCTGGCTCGCCCAGATCGGCATGTTCGTGCTGCTCGGCCTGCTGGTCACCCCGCACGAGCTGGGCGACGACATCCTGCCCGCCCTGGTCATCGGGCTGGTGCTGACCATGGTGGCGCGTCCGCTGAGCGTCGTGCTGTGCTTGCTGCCGTTCCGGGTGCCGTGGCAGGAGAAGACCCTGATGTCCTGGGCCGGGCTGCGCGGCGCCGTGCCCATCATCCTGGCGACCATCCCCATGGTGGAGGGCGTCGACGGCAGTCGCCGGATCTTCAACATCGTCTTCGTCCTGGTCGTCGTCTACACCCTGGTCCAGGGGCCGACGCTGCCCTGGCTGGCCCGCAAGCTGCGCCTGGGCAAGGAGGACGAGGCCGCCGACCTCGGCATCGAGTCGGCGCCCCTGGAGCGGCTGCGCGGACACCTGCTGTCCGTCACGATCCCCGAGGGTTCGCGGATGCACGGCGTGGAGGTCAGCGAGCTGCGGCTGCCCGCCGGGTCCGCGGTCACCCTGGTCGTCCGCGACGGCAAGTCGTTCGTACCGCTGCCGACGACGGGGCTGCGGCGCGGGGACGAACTCCTCGTGGTCGCCACCGACCCGGTCCGGGACGCCGCCGAGGCGCGGCTGCGCGCGGTCGGCCACGGCGGCAAGCTGGCCGGCTGGCTGGGCACGGGCGGCAGCCCTCGGTGA
- a CDS encoding L,D-transpeptidase, with product MTRPVIASRRVLGACAALVVGALTLTACGGSASADDKKDGKGGGADSAKTSAAKVVISAEDGSTGASINTTGVKVTDGRLTEVRMTVAETGAAVPGALSADGGSWKPKEQLERGTEYRIHATAKDADGRTSAADSVFTTVSAANSFIGTYTPDGGTTVGVGMPVSFKFDKAISDKKNVQSHISVTSSSGQEVVGHWFGDQRLDFRPEEYWKAGSKVTMKIDLDGVEGANGVHGVQKKTVTFTVGRAQVSTVDANTQTMTVVRDGETLRSVPVSAGSAETPTYNGQMVISSKSKEMRMDGSTVGFTYDIPDVPHAMRLSRSGTFLHGNYWYDKGNPPFGVQGTSHGCVGLRDVQGGQGATDGKWFFDNSLVGDVVVVKNSPDGTIAPDNGLNGWNMAWSEWVAGSAV from the coding sequence GTGACAAGGCCGGTCATAGCATCGCGGCGCGTACTGGGGGCCTGTGCCGCCCTGGTGGTCGGCGCCCTCACCCTCACCGCCTGCGGTGGCAGCGCCAGCGCCGACGACAAGAAGGACGGCAAGGGCGGTGGCGCGGACTCCGCGAAGACCTCCGCCGCGAAGGTCGTGATCTCGGCCGAGGACGGTTCGACCGGTGCCTCGATCAACACGACCGGTGTGAAGGTCACCGACGGGCGGCTGACCGAGGTGCGGATGACCGTCGCGGAGACGGGGGCGGCCGTGCCGGGCGCGCTCTCCGCCGACGGCGGCAGCTGGAAGCCGAAGGAGCAGCTGGAGCGGGGGACCGAGTACCGGATCCACGCGACCGCGAAGGACGCCGACGGCCGTACGTCCGCCGCCGACTCGGTCTTCACCACGGTCTCCGCGGCCAACAGCTTCATCGGCACCTACACCCCGGACGGCGGAACCACGGTGGGCGTGGGGATGCCGGTGTCGTTCAAGTTCGACAAGGCGATCAGCGACAAGAAGAACGTGCAGTCGCACATCTCGGTCACCTCCAGCAGCGGTCAGGAGGTGGTCGGGCACTGGTTCGGCGACCAGCGGCTCGACTTCCGGCCCGAGGAGTACTGGAAGGCCGGCTCGAAGGTCACGATGAAGATCGACCTGGACGGAGTGGAGGGCGCGAACGGCGTCCACGGCGTGCAGAAGAAGACCGTCACCTTCACGGTGGGCCGCGCCCAGGTCTCCACGGTCGACGCGAACACCCAGACCATGACCGTCGTACGGGACGGCGAGACGCTCAGGTCGGTCCCCGTCTCGGCGGGCAGCGCCGAGACCCCGACGTACAACGGGCAGATGGTGATCTCGTCGAAGTCGAAGGAGATGCGCATGGACGGCTCCACGGTCGGGTTCACGTACGACATCCCGGACGTGCCGCACGCGATGCGGCTGAGCCGTTCCGGCACCTTCCTCCACGGCAACTACTGGTACGACAAGGGCAATCCGCCCTTCGGCGTGCAGGGCACCAGCCACGGCTGTGTCGGGCTGCGGGACGTGCAGGGCGGGCAGGGCGCCACGGACGGCAAGTGGTTCTTCGACAACTCGCTCGTCGGGGACGTGGTGGTCGTCAAGAACTCCCCGGACGGCACGATCGCGCCGGACAACGGCCTCAACGGCTGGAACATGGCGTGGAGCGAGTGGGTCGCCGGGAGCGCCGTCTGA
- a CDS encoding S-methyl-5'-thioadenosine phosphorylase — MANKVNAEIGVIGGSGFYSFLDDVTEVEVDTPYGPPSDSLFLGDVAGRRVAFLPRHGRGHHLPPHRINYRANLWALRSAGVRQVLGPCAVGGLRPEHGPGTLLVPDQFVDRTRSRLSTYFDGLPTPDGTVPNVVHVSLADPYCPTGRAAALKAARGRDWEPVDGGTLVVVEGPRFGTRAESLWHRAQGWSVVGMTGHPEAALARELELCYTSLTLVTDLDAGAESGEGVSHEEVLRVFSANVDRLRGVLFDAVAALPATGDRDCLCASALGGMDPGIALP; from the coding sequence ATGGCGAACAAGGTGAATGCCGAGATCGGCGTGATCGGCGGCTCCGGTTTCTACTCGTTCCTCGACGACGTGACCGAGGTCGAGGTCGACACCCCCTACGGGCCGCCCAGCGACTCCCTCTTCCTCGGCGACGTCGCCGGCCGGCGGGTCGCCTTCCTCCCCCGGCACGGGCGCGGCCACCATCTGCCGCCGCACCGGATCAACTACCGGGCCAACCTGTGGGCGCTGCGCTCGGCCGGTGTCCGCCAGGTCCTCGGTCCGTGCGCGGTCGGCGGTCTGCGCCCCGAGCACGGGCCTGGCACGCTGCTGGTGCCGGACCAGTTCGTCGACCGCACGCGGTCCCGGCTCTCGACCTACTTCGACGGACTGCCGACGCCCGACGGCACGGTGCCCAACGTGGTGCACGTCTCGCTGGCCGACCCGTACTGCCCCACCGGACGGGCGGCCGCGCTGAAGGCGGCCCGGGGGCGGGACTGGGAGCCGGTGGACGGCGGCACGCTGGTCGTGGTCGAGGGGCCCCGTTTCGGCACCCGGGCGGAGTCCCTGTGGCACCGGGCGCAGGGCTGGTCGGTGGTGGGCATGACCGGCCACCCCGAGGCCGCGCTCGCCCGTGAACTGGAGCTCTGCTACACCTCGCTGACCCTCGTCACCGATCTCGACGCCGGTGCGGAGAGCGGCGAGGGCGTCTCGCACGAGGAGGTCCTGCGGGTCTTCTCGGCGAACGTGGACCGGCTGCGGGGGGTCCTGTTCGACGCGGTGGCCGCCCTGCCGGCGACCGGCGACCGGGACTGCCTGTGCGCGTCGGCGCTGGGCGGGATGGATCCGGGGATCGCGCTGCCGTAG